A single genomic interval of Metasolibacillus fluoroglycofenilyticus harbors:
- a CDS encoding ABC transporter ATP-binding protein, with amino-acid sequence MVPQEILSMTNLTKGYGSKEVLKGVDLYVYQGEIIGYIGPNGAGKSTTVKLILGIEENYEGEIRLFGENIKNGALDYKRRIGYVPEIADVYDNLTGYEYLTFIGELYGLSLEEAARKSEALMELFGVGEAYHSRISSYSKGMRQKLLIISSVLHNPDILFLDEPINGLDANSVMIFKEILTQLAAQGKTIFYSSHIMDVVEKISSRIVLLHDGKVAADGTFEELQATNTEGTLERIFNQLTGFDRHQEIGEQFVAVVGGGTR; translated from the coding sequence ATGGTACCACAAGAAATTTTATCAATGACCAATTTAACGAAAGGCTATGGCAGTAAAGAAGTTTTAAAGGGGGTAGATTTATATGTCTACCAAGGAGAAATTATCGGTTATATCGGACCGAATGGTGCTGGTAAAAGCACAACAGTAAAGTTGATTTTAGGCATTGAGGAAAATTATGAAGGCGAAATTCGTTTGTTTGGTGAAAATATAAAAAATGGGGCATTGGACTACAAACGGAGAATTGGCTATGTGCCTGAAATCGCTGACGTTTATGATAATTTAACAGGCTATGAATATTTAACATTTATCGGGGAGCTTTACGGATTATCATTAGAGGAGGCTGCTCGTAAATCAGAAGCGTTAATGGAGTTATTCGGTGTTGGCGAAGCATATCATTCCCGTATTTCTTCCTATTCAAAAGGAATGCGGCAAAAGCTATTAATTATTTCAAGCGTTTTACATAATCCAGATATTTTATTTTTAGATGAACCAATTAATGGCTTAGATGCCAATAGCGTAATGATTTTTAAGGAAATTTTAACGCAATTAGCCGCTCAGGGAAAAACAATTTTTTATTCATCGCATATTATGGATGTCGTCGAAAAAATTAGTAGCCGTATTGTGTTGCTACATGATGGCAAAGTGGCTGCTGATGGCACGTTTGAAGAATTGCAAGCAACAAACACTGAAGGTACTTTAGAGCGTATTTTCAACCAATTGACAGGCTTTGACCGCCATCAAGAAATCGGTGAGCAATTCGTAGCCGTTGTTGGCGGAGGTACGCGATGA
- a CDS encoding acyl-CoA dehydrogenase family protein encodes MVISTLRLQKIIDELLKPLVKKIDEEAFYAEDYLTALGKEGFFQSSGKKLESILLDELTVVQETAKVCMTTAFCVWCHLAALTYVRNSKNIYLQKNILPQLEAGELLGATALSNPMKYYAGLEKLQLSAQQVEGGYIVNGVLPAVSNLGDKHLFGAIAAVGEYEIMFLVSTKQENLQLQSKTHFIGVNGSATYSCRFSNVFIPQQQVISEDARSFCNLIRPTFIFYQVALGLGVMEAVAEGIEKVKAKQNGCNEFLQVQAAQVKSKQELLSAKLQKLVSENCLTLEEIVSIRLTTVYDTLSAVQANMIHHGAQGYVVGSVPSRKLREAYFFANLTPTVRQLEKMKAQ; translated from the coding sequence ATGGTCATCAGCACGCTACGATTACAAAAGATAATAGATGAGCTATTAAAGCCTCTTGTAAAAAAGATTGATGAGGAAGCTTTTTATGCAGAGGATTATCTCACGGCATTAGGTAAAGAAGGCTTTTTTCAATCAAGTGGCAAGAAGCTAGAAAGCATTTTATTGGATGAATTAACGGTTGTGCAAGAAACAGCAAAGGTATGTATGACGACTGCATTTTGTGTATGGTGTCATTTAGCTGCCTTAACTTATGTGCGCAATAGTAAAAATATTTATTTGCAAAAAAATATTTTGCCACAGCTAGAAGCTGGCGAGCTATTAGGTGCTACAGCCTTATCTAATCCAATGAAATATTATGCGGGCCTAGAGAAGCTTCAATTATCTGCGCAGCAAGTGGAGGGCGGCTATATTGTTAACGGTGTTTTGCCTGCCGTTTCTAATTTAGGTGATAAACATTTATTTGGCGCTATCGCCGCCGTTGGTGAGTATGAAATCATGTTCCTTGTATCAACAAAGCAGGAAAATTTGCAGCTTCAATCAAAAACGCATTTTATCGGTGTAAATGGCAGTGCAACATATTCCTGCCGCTTTAGCAATGTGTTTATTCCACAGCAACAAGTTATTTCGGAGGATGCGAGAAGTTTTTGTAATCTCATTCGACCGACCTTCATTTTTTATCAAGTAGCATTAGGGCTAGGTGTTATGGAAGCAGTCGCAGAAGGAATCGAAAAAGTAAAGGCAAAACAAAATGGCTGCAATGAATTTTTACAGGTGCAAGCAGCACAAGTGAAAAGTAAGCAGGAGTTACTATCAGCCAAATTACAAAAGCTTGTGTCGGAAAATTGTTTAACATTAGAGGAAATAGTATCTATTCGTTTAACAACTGTTTATGACACATTAAGCGCGGTACAGGCAAATATGATTCATCACGGTGCACAAGGCTATGTTGTAGGTAGTGTTCCTTCTCGCAAATTACGCGAGGCTTATTTCTTTGCCAATTTAACACCGACAGTACGTCAATTAGAAAAAATGAAAGCACAATGA
- a CDS encoding DUF4242 domain-containing protein has translation MTLFLVEANVKGISNKEQFSQLVEQVHGAEGVQVIEVQVAKNYSRAYFIIETKNESLAKATLEKQQVEIVLVKEVRLIGQDLENVKKNNEHVNYLVEWEIPAEITMEQYLERKKKNSVKYEEVPDVKFSRTYVCEDMTKCLCFYDAPDEAAVKRAREAVSTPITSLTELAD, from the coding sequence ATGACTTTATTTTTAGTAGAAGCAAATGTGAAAGGTATTTCAAACAAGGAGCAATTTTCACAGCTTGTTGAGCAAGTGCATGGGGCAGAAGGAGTGCAGGTGATTGAAGTACAAGTGGCGAAAAATTATAGCCGTGCGTATTTCATTATCGAAACAAAAAATGAATCGTTAGCAAAGGCAACATTGGAAAAGCAACAAGTAGAAATCGTCTTAGTGAAGGAAGTACGCCTAATTGGTCAGGACTTAGAAAATGTAAAAAAGAATAATGAGCATGTCAATTATTTAGTGGAATGGGAAATTCCTGCTGAAATTACGATGGAGCAGTATTTAGAGCGTAAAAAGAAAAATTCTGTGAAATATGAGGAAGTACCGGATGTAAAATTTTCCCGTACTTACGTATGTGAGGATATGACAAAATGCTTATGCTTCTATGATGCACCGGATGAAGCGGCGGTAAAGCGGGCACGTGAGGCTGTATCTACGCCGATTACGTCATTAACTGAATTAGCAGATTAA
- a CDS encoding winged helix-turn-helix transcriptional regulator, with protein sequence MKTRYDLPCNIAQTLNIIGDRWTMLILHELLIGETNFNDIKAKLPGLSANLLSTRLKSLEEAGLVVATLYSAHPPRYAYSLTDSGKDLEHIFNALILWGSAHLKPCYKEIVDPKTNSPVEIGYFSKETGQRVEHIRVQPIQS encoded by the coding sequence ATGAAAACACGCTATGACTTACCTTGTAACATCGCACAAACATTAAATATTATTGGTGATCGATGGACAATGCTCATTTTACATGAGCTATTAATAGGTGAAACGAATTTTAACGATATTAAAGCAAAGCTTCCCGGCCTATCAGCCAACCTTCTCTCAACAAGATTAAAATCACTTGAAGAAGCTGGGCTCGTAGTCGCTACATTATACTCTGCACACCCTCCGCGCTACGCCTACAGTTTGACGGATAGTGGGAAGGATTTAGAGCATATTTTTAATGCTCTTATTTTATGGGGCTCTGCGCATTTAAAGCCCTGTTATAAAGAAATTGTAGACCCTAAGACGAATTCGCCTGTAGAAATTGGTTATTTTTCAAAAGAAACAGGCCAACGTGTTGAGCATATTCGCGTTCAACCAATCCAATCATAA
- a CDS encoding ABC transporter permease, which produces MILKNIKAMLVGFGLLLLIWQLVSTLGGYNQALFPPPLLVVEALFEMIRNGSIITHIEISFFRFFSGYFLAVTIAILLGLLVGQLPALWRVLDPVVQVLRPVSPIAWSPFIVLWFGIGNMPAIIIIFIAAFFPVLLSTVSAVKKVDAMYLRVAANFEMTHSERMWKIIFPAAFPMIANGLHMALGSAWIFLVAGEMVGAQSGLGFLIVDARNALSLDVVMASIIIIGLLGLLLDQAIRLFEGWVARIWGGQMAIK; this is translated from the coding sequence ATGATTTTAAAAAATATAAAGGCAATGCTAGTTGGCTTCGGTTTGCTCTTGCTTATTTGGCAGTTAGTGAGCACATTGGGTGGGTATAACCAGGCATTGTTCCCGCCACCGCTTTTAGTAGTAGAGGCACTCTTTGAAATGATTCGAAACGGCTCGATTATAACGCATATAGAAATTAGCTTCTTTCGATTTTTTAGCGGTTATTTTTTAGCAGTGACAATTGCCATTCTACTTGGTTTACTTGTCGGGCAATTGCCAGCATTATGGCGGGTGCTTGACCCGGTTGTGCAAGTATTACGACCTGTATCGCCAATTGCTTGGTCGCCGTTCATTGTACTATGGTTTGGTATCGGCAATATGCCTGCAATTATCATCATTTTTATCGCCGCTTTTTTCCCTGTTTTACTGTCAACAGTGTCTGCGGTAAAAAAGGTAGATGCGATGTATTTACGTGTGGCAGCTAATTTTGAAATGACACATAGCGAGCGCATGTGGAAGATTATTTTTCCAGCCGCTTTTCCGATGATTGCTAACGGCTTGCATATGGCTTTAGGGAGCGCTTGGATTTTCCTTGTTGCAGGAGAAATGGTTGGTGCACAGTCAGGCTTAGGGTTTTTAATCGTCGATGCAAGAAATGCATTAAGTCTTGATGTTGTGATGGCAAGCATTATTATTATTGGGCTTCTTGGTCTGCTATTAGACCAAGCGATTCGTTTATTTGAAGGGTGGGTTGCACGCATATGGGGTGGGCAAATGGCAATTAAATAA
- a CDS encoding ABC transporter substrate-binding protein, with product MKKGIYILVGAIVLLLLSACGSNEQSSAKESEGKPTVKIGYLPITHAVPLYMQQDAEQTNYRLELVKFGSWPELMDALNTGKIDGASVLIQLAMNAKEKGIDLKAVALGHRDGNVLVVAPNIASAKDLKGQSFAIPNRFSTHNILLYEMLKKEGLSYEDINVVELPPAEMPAALAQGQIAGYVVAEPFGAISVALEKGKVLYQSEDIWPNSIDCGLVLRNEFIQSQQQTAKSFVQDYIAAGEQAQHKDTHMQEVVGQFMNVEQNVLDLSLQWISYDNLAIEEEAYAILRDALIEMKLSENPPAYEDFVDTSLWQ from the coding sequence TTGAAAAAGGGGATTTATATTTTAGTAGGGGCTATTGTTTTGCTTCTTCTAAGTGCATGTGGCAGCAATGAGCAATCTTCAGCCAAAGAAAGCGAGGGAAAGCCAACAGTTAAAATAGGCTATTTACCGATTACTCATGCTGTACCGTTATATATGCAGCAGGATGCAGAGCAGACAAATTACAGGCTAGAGCTTGTGAAGTTCGGGTCATGGCCTGAGTTAATGGATGCCTTAAATACGGGGAAAATTGATGGGGCTTCTGTGCTCATTCAGCTTGCGATGAACGCGAAGGAAAAGGGCATTGATTTAAAGGCAGTCGCCTTGGGGCATCGTGATGGTAATGTGCTTGTTGTAGCTCCAAACATTGCGAGTGCTAAAGATTTAAAAGGGCAATCTTTTGCCATCCCAAACCGTTTTTCAACGCATAATATTTTGCTTTATGAAATGTTGAAAAAAGAAGGATTATCCTACGAGGATATAAATGTAGTAGAGCTGCCACCCGCAGAAATGCCAGCGGCGCTCGCGCAAGGTCAAATTGCTGGCTATGTTGTAGCAGAACCATTCGGTGCTATATCAGTGGCTCTTGAAAAAGGAAAGGTGCTTTACCAATCTGAGGACATTTGGCCAAATTCAATCGATTGTGGTTTAGTGTTGCGCAATGAGTTCATTCAATCACAGCAGCAAACAGCAAAAAGCTTCGTTCAAGATTATATAGCGGCAGGTGAGCAAGCACAGCATAAAGACACACATATGCAGGAAGTTGTCGGACAATTTATGAATGTGGAGCAAAATGTATTGGACTTATCCTTGCAATGGATTTCCTATGACAACCTAGCAATTGAAGAAGAAGCTTATGCTATTTTACGAGACGCATTGATTGAAATGAAGCTATCAGAAAATCCACCAGCATATGAGGATTTCGTTGATACATCATTATGGCAGTAG